In the genome of Juglans microcarpa x Juglans regia isolate MS1-56 chromosome 6S, Jm3101_v1.0, whole genome shotgun sequence, the window AAGTCTCGACTAATGTCGAAATTtaacattatttattaatgatgttATGCAGTGTGGGATGCAGCCAGTAGTACATGACCCAAACCACTGGTCAAGCAAACAGCAAGAAGTTCTCCACGCAAGTAGTTTGAACGTGATAACGGATTTGTTCATAGGACCACccaaaagataattaaaaaaaaaaaaaaaggtggtcactacctatatatatatatatatatatatatatatatatatatatatatatatattcttgaattatttctcttttgtccaTATCCTTGAATTAAAATTATGATTCAGGGTACCTTCATTCATACCTACAGTGGGGACTATTAAGGATACAAAATAATACATCATTTATTATCATCCTTCTTCAGTCACCCGTCACCCTATCAACATTAATTCCATattatacatgatttttttttattgaatattatatatatagataatgagtaggataattcttttagtttagtaatgataaaataaaaaacaaaaaatcaaatgtggtgtggtgtaaggatgatgagtagatcAATAGTTCATCTTAAAAATGTTACTGTCATAGACAAATTTCGTAAAAGTAAACTCTCAGAtcgatttgattttatataatatattagatttattttttcataaaaataactttataatttatatgactTATTTATggttaaaacatttttcattttaaatttatttctctcAAATCCAGTTCGAATATTGTGGACAGACAACAagctgaggaaaaaaaaaacatgtatttgataaataaaaaccTGGAAAATATCGATacgcttttttattttttatttttcaagtaagAGAACCTCATATAATGGCCGTAAGCTGTTGGGTGGTGGTTGATCGAGTTTGGCAGTTGAGCTTTACTACTCATacacatcacattttattttattttttaaaatctattccTAGAAGGATCCAAAATCTTCGGATTTCTAAGAGACGCTGATCTAACAAGCAAAGCATAAACCCAAAGCTAAAGATTCGAAAAGCAGAAGCAAACCCAAAAGCAAAAGCCTTGGGACTGAGATCGTTCAGAGTTCGTAGAGATAATTAGTACTGTCAATATTTGGGTGTCCTCAAAGATTGGAGCTGCTACATAGACTGGTCTAAGCCGGTCTCATACTCAGTAGAGAAAGATGGGTGCGTTGACTGCCCTTCCTCCTCTCTCATCAAAGCTAAaacagctctctctctttgagcaacaaatctctctttttccttatgGAAAGCCAACCAAGAAGAAGAACCTGTCTACTGTTCCTGTAATAatccttttccttcttcttttttcgttttaactttttttggtatttttgggagttttttaacagaaaataaaaggggTTCTACTAGTTTTGATCGGGAATCTGTATCATTAGTTATTTTGGGTTTGATTGGCTCAGGTAGCAAGATTGTTTGGACCGGCGATCTTTGAAGCTTCGAAGCTGAAGGTACTGTTCTTGGGAGTGGATGAAAGAAAGCACCCGGGGAACCTTCCAAGGACCTATACGCTTACGCATAGTGATATAACTTCTAAGCTCACTTTGGCCATCTCGCAGACAATAAACAACTGTCAAGTAATCCTGATCTCTAATCTCTGACACGGTGACaaccatacatgcatgcatgcatacatacatacatacatgttcCCTTTTCATCGTTTGTGTATAAATCTTGTAGTGTTATTGTTATTACGGTTTGGATCACACTCTCTGTCAATAGTGGTGGGTAGGGAACGCGAGGAAACAGGGTCATCTAGTCACGACTCACGGGAGTGAGTGAAAGAGATCATGGGCAGGGAATTGTGAATCTGTTGCTTAAAGCAAAGTTTGGGAAAGGAGTATAAAATTCtgcaagaaggaaaaaaaaaaaaaaaacaaacagaggAAAGCAGGGGATTACAGAGAGTAAATAGAATTAAGAAATTGTTGCTAACATGttcttttacatttatttatcGTGAAATAATGTCTCTGAAACTAAAAAATGGGGAAATTTCGATTTAGAATTTCAGTTGCAAGGGTGGTACAACAGATTACAGAGAGATGAAGTGGTGGCAGAGTGGAAGAAAGTGAAGGGAAAGATGTCTCTTCATGTTCACTGTCATATAAGTGGAGGTCATTTTCTCTTGGATTTGTGTGCTAGGCTTAGGTACTTCATCTTCAGCAAAGAACTCCCTGTGGTAAAGTTCTTGTCATGACCTTTAACCATGAACTAATAAGCTCTTCTAATTTTGTTAAATCAATGTCTTAATGCAAGATTTGCATGAACAGGTTCTGAAGGCCTTTTTCTATGGAGACGGTAATTTGTTCAAGCAGTATCCGGAATTACAGGAGTCTTTGGTTTGGGTTTACTTTCACTCAAACGTTTCAGAGTTCAACAAGGTGGAATGCTGGGGCCCGATCAAGGAGGCTGAAACACCAACCTATGGCGTGCAAAAGGACAAGATGCAGGCAACCCCGCCAAGCAACAAGAGCTTGCCCCAACCATGCCAAGGAAATTGCGAATGTTGCTTTCCACCAATGAGCTTGCTCACATGGTCAGAAGAACCACCGCGAatgagtgagagtgaaaatgaaaatagttGTGGGACCCAACATAACCGTGAGCGGTAGATCCAACAAATCTAAAGATGATCTGTCCCTTTTCTCATTCATTAACGTTTATCGCAACATATTGAAAATATGCGCTCTAATGTAAATGAACGCGTGCCTCTTTAAAATTGAGTAGCATGGTTGTAATCGGTTGGGTCTGTTTTGGACATATTGTTGAATTAAATCAGTCTAAATCGGTTTTGGAATGCTGAGAATTGAAACCGACGGGTTCATCCAGGGATtcgaaaattttgattttttcagtTTCGGTTCGATTCGATTCTATATGcgtgatttgattttgagatttttggttaTGTTGGTTGGTTTTTCTAACCCAAATGAATAATGTTTTTAGCCCAAATATGAGTTTTAGAGCACAAAACAATATGCATACAACCAATTAAGTTATTAaccaaataaaaactaaaagcaaTTAGTCAAAATATACTTActagtttaattaaaacatgcaCTCAATAATGCATAGAAAAACCTTTAAAAATTGCATAACAACATTCCTAAGGGCTAAAACTAAAAGTTGTAGG includes:
- the LOC121237609 gene encoding protein STAY-GREEN, chloroplastic-like, whose protein sequence is MGALTALPPLSSKLKQLSLFEQQISLFPYGKPTKKKNLSTVPVARLFGPAIFEASKLKVLFLGVDERKHPGNLPRTYTLTHSDITSKLTLAISQTINNCQLQGWYNRLQRDEVVAEWKKVKGKMSLHVHCHISGGHFLLDLCARLRYFIFSKELPVVLKAFFYGDGNLFKQYPELQESLVWVYFHSNVSEFNKVECWGPIKEAETPTYGVQKDKMQATPPSNKSLPQPCQGNCECCFPPMSLLTWSEEPPRMSESENENSCGTQHNRER